GCCGATCAACAAGAAGCATCGACTTTATCGGCGTTCGCTCGTTCGCGGCGTCAAAGCGCTCGCCGCCGGGGTCGGTCCGAAATGCGAGGTCGTCTTTCTCGGCAGCATCGCGAGCGGCAAGTACCTCGACATCCTGACCGAGGTTCTCGGCGACCGGCTCCGGGTCCCCGCCGAATTCATCGGCAGGGGCGACATGCAACGCGGCGCGTTGTTGCTTCGCTGCGTCCAGGAAAACCGCGAGTTGGACTATGTCCCAGCGTCTTCGGCAGTATCAGTATTGACTCGCGTGAATCTGCGCGTTAGAGCGAGTTCAGAAGATAATCGGGAAGGAGAATTATATGGCACAGCGGGTCAAAGTCGATTGCCGAAAGTATCCGAGCGACAAAGGCTGCACGGTGACGATCTCCGGCTCGGTGGACGAGGTGGTGGAGCTGGGCTGGCTCCACGCCAAGGTGCATCACGCGCACAAGGACGAGGAAGAGAAAGGGCTCAAGGACTGGATTCGCGGCAATGCCGAGCCGGCAAACGACTGAAGGTTATTCTCTCTTTAAATAAACCGTCTCGGCGGCGCCGGCGCCCGAGCCGCGGACTTTGAAACCTTCGGCCGCGAGGCACTGCTCCAGCGCGGCGAGGAAAAGCAGCACGTTGTTCGCCGTGCTGCCGCCGCCCATCAAGCCGACGCGCCAGACGCGTCCTTTGAGGACGCCAAGCCCGCCGCCGATCTCGATATTGAATTCGTCGAGTAGGTTCTTCCGCACGCGCGCGTCGTCCACGCCGTCGGGGATGCGCACGGTATTCAATGTCCAGAGACGTGAGTCCGGTTCAACGTGCATCTTGAGCCCCATCGCCTCGACGCCGGCGATCAGCGCGCGGTGATTCAGCTCGTGGCGCCGCCGCCGGGCTTCCAATCCTTCTTCGACGATGATCCGCAGCCCCTCGCGCAGCGCGTAGTTCATCGTGATCGGCGCGGTGTGATGATAGGTGCGCTCGCTGCCCCAATAATTCGCGACCAGGCCGACGTCCAGGTACCAGGCGCTTGGTTTCGTCTTCCGTTCTTTGATTTTCTTTAAAGCCCGCTCGCTGAAAGTCACCGGCGACAGGCCCGGCGGGCAGGAGAGGCCTTTCTGCGTTCCTGAGTAGCAGCCGTCGATGCCGTTTTTATCGATGGCGACTTCATGCGCGCCGAGGCTCGTCACCGCGTCGATGAGCAGAAGCCCGCCGCGCTCGTCGGCGATCTTTCGGAGCGGCGCGATCGGCTGCAAGACGCCGGTCGAAGTCTCTGCCTGCACGGCGAAGATCGCCCGCGCTTTCGAGCCGTTCCACGCCGCGCGGACCTTGTCGAGGTCCATCGGCTTGCCCCATTCGGCATCGACGCGGATGCACTTCGCCCCGAGGCGGGTCACCATCTCGCACATCCGCTCGCCGAAATAGCCGTTGACGCAGACGACGATTTCATCGCCGGGCTCCAGCAGGCTTGCGACCGTCGCTTCCATCCCCGCGCTGCCTGTACCCGAAATCGGAATCGTCAAACGGTTCTCGGTCTCGAAAACGTAGCGAAGCAAAACCTGGATGTCGTCCATGCATTTGAGAAACAAAGGGTCCAAGTGCCCCAGCACCGGCGCCGTCATCGCCCGCGTCACGCGATCGTCGACCGGACTCGGCCCCGGTCCCAGCAAAATTCTTCGCGGTGGATGAAACTCGGGAAGTGAAGGCTTCTCTCCAGTGGCCATGCCGGCGCTCTCCTTTCGCGCCACAATAACATCGCACCGGAGGAAGCTCAAATCGATGAAATCGCGTGCGCCGAGTTCCTGGACCGGAGGGTTTCCGCCGCGGTTCCTACGATTGGGTTTCAACGGTCTTTTAGGTATAGTCGGATTCTATGCGAAGAGCGATGGTGTTCTTTTTTGTCTTGTGGTTGGGAGCGGAAGTAGCGTGGTCTCAGTCGATCGAGGATATACAGAACTGCGAACAAGATGCACAGAACCAACCTGATCTAGCCATCCATCATTGCACGCGCGCAATTAACTCAGGCCGGTTGTCGGATAAAAACCTGTCTACGGCGCTTAACAACCGTGGAATTGCCCACATCATCAAAGGCAATCTTGACAGTGCAATATACGATTTCACTCAGTCGATACGGTTGAGCCCGAACGAGGCGGGTGGTTTTCACAACCGCGCCCAAGCCTATTTTACGAAGAAGGATTATGACCGCGCGCTGAGCGACTATCAATCGGCGGCGCGGATCGATCCAAAGGGAAGTGACGCCCGCGCGGTCGGCCTGGTCTATTTCTATCTCGGCCGCATGGCGGAGAGTGCCGAGGCGTTGGATCGCGCGGTGAGGGCCGACCCGCAAGACAAATATAACGTTCTCTGGCGCTATCTGGCACAGGCGAAAACGAGTGGCCCCGATGTCGCTCAGCGCGAGCTACGCGACAGCGCGGCAAAGCTCGATGATGGCGGAGCGCAAAAAGAACGGCCTCTGGAGACGGCGGCGAATTGGCCGACGCCGGTCATCGATTTTTACCTGGAGAAAATAAGCGAGAAGGCGATGTACGCCGCGGCGGAGGATCGGGATTCGGCCGCGAAGCGTGAAAAACTCTGCGAGGCGAGTTTCTACGCGGCTGAAGCGAAACTGCTAAAAAAAGAGAGTAAGGACGCGATTCCATTGCTGCGAACCGCGGAGAAGGACTGTCCAACGGCTTTTGCCGAGGCCCACGGCGCCAGCGCCGAGCTCAAGCGGCTGGGGCAGTGAGGGTTGGAAAATCTGGCGCCGGACCTTAACAAATTGTTTTCGGCGGATGAAATTCAGCAAGTGAAGGATCCGACAAAGCCTCGATATTGTGACGCAGGCTGAGCTCTTCAACCCGGTCCAAGAGCGTCTGGAGGTCCGATTCCTCCAATGACGCTATTTGGCGGGCCAATTCTTCGACTCCTTTCGTCATTGTTTGTACCTCCTCCAAATCCGATGAAGATAAAGCTTAACACAACGATTTCCTTTTCTCCACACAACGCCTCAGCCAGCGGACGGGATTGCTGGTTGCATCTGGCGAAAAGGCGTTCTTGCGGGGGTAAGACCCGGATGATATGACGTGAGGCGGACTTTTGGATGAAGATCTCTCTGACTCGCCGACAGAAGAAATGGGGAATAATTACTGGCAGCGTGGTGCTCGCGCTACTTCTCATCATCACTTTCCTTCCGATGGTGGTTCGGAAGGTTGCGGTGAGCCAGATCGCCGCGGCGACGAAGCGGAACGTTGCTATCGAAGACATCGATATCAACCTGTTCACCAAGAGAATTGCCATCAAGGGCTTTCGGCTGGCGGATAAGACGCGGCCGGATGCCTTCGTTCAGTTCAAAGACCTGGCACTCAAATTTTATTACCTGCCGCTGTTTCGCGGCCATTTGAAGCTGGCGGAGTTTAATCTTGTAGCGCCGGCTGTGAACGTGGCGCGCACGGGGGCGAACGAGTTCAGTTTTTCGGATCTGCTCGCGGGTGAAAAAAAAGAAACCAAAGAGGGTGGGATCGATGTCACCGTCGATCGCTTCAAGCTGTCGGAAGGCATCATTGTCCTCGAAGACAGCGCGATCACGCCGGCCAAGTCCTGGAAAGCCGAAGGGCTCAACTTCGACCTCGCTGATATTTCCACACGGAAGGGGGGACCCGCGGGGAAAGCGACGTTGTATCTCACGCTGGCGGGCACGCCGATTTCCATCAACGCTTCCGACCTTTACATCACGCCGACCAACGGCCAGGCGGTGCTCGAGTTCGAAGGCTTCGATCTCGCGCTGCTGCTTCCCTATGTTCCATCCGACACGCCCGCGACGCTGCAAAGCGGACGCCTGAGCGTCGCGCTTGCGCTCAAGTACGGCGGCGAAGGCACGCACCTCGACGGCGACGTGCGCCTGGAAAAATTGGCCGTGCTGCAGCAAGGCAAAGAACGTCCGTTTCTCTCGGCGCCGGAGCTCAAGATCAACCTCAGAAATATCAACGTGAACAACGGTGTCTTCAACATCGCCACCGTCGAAGTTTCCGGCGATCCCACGGTGGTCGATATGAGTCTCACGCCGCCGTCGCAATTCGATCTCAACAAGTTGAAAGTTGCCGTCGAAAAACTGACCTGGCCGCAGAACGAGCCGGCGACTCTCCAGATCAACTCGCAACTGCCCAAGGGCGGCGCGCTCGATATCGGCGGAACGTTTACGCTCAAACCCGTCAAGGCCGATCTCAAGGTGCGGCTGAAAGACGCCGATCTCTCGGCGTACCAGCGCTACATTCCAATCTCGACGCCGTTAGCGGGGAGGGCCGAGACCGACCTCGCCGTCGTTGTTTCCATGGAGGGCGCCCTACAGGCTAGCGCCAAAGGCAGAGCGAGCGTCAGCCGCCTCGTGTTGGGTCCGCCCAAGACGCCGGTCGTAGCGATCGAGCAGGCGAACGTAGCTACCATAGATATCAACTGGCCGGGGCAGATAAAAATCGCGCGCGTGCAAGTCCGAAAACCATCGGCGCTGATCGAGCGCAATAAAGACGGCACGCTGCCGCTTCGTACTATGCTTGCAGCCCCGGGAAGTGAAACAAAACAGACCGCCGCACCGGGGAGCGAAACAAAACAAAAAGCCCCTCCCTCCGCCGACGCTGCCAAGAAACAGGACGTCGCGCCGTCTCCGCCGGCCAAACAGGAAGTCGCCGCGACTCCTAAACCGAAACCATCCGGCAAGCCCCAGCCGCCGAAGACGGCAATCGACATCGGCGAGATCGTCGTCGAGGAAGGATTCGCCCGCTTCATCGATCGGACGGGAGAGCAGCCGTATACCGAAGAGCTGTCGCGCCTCGCCATGAGCATCAAAGGTCTCAGCAACGCGCCGGGCAAAAAGGGCAGGCTCACGCTCCAGAGCGTCATCGGCGCCACGGGCGCTTTCTCGCTGCAGGGCGAGATCGCGCCGCTGGGAGAAACCCTCTGGCTCGATCTCGACGGCGAGCTGCGCGACTTCGCGATCCCGCGCGTCAATCCTTATGCCAACGCGCTGCTTTCCTGGATCGCGCGCGACGGACAATTGGGCACCAAAGTCCATTTCAAGCTCGACGGCGACAAGCTCGATGCCAAAACCGAGATCGTCGTCGGACGTCTCGACCTCGTCCAGGCGAGCGACGACGACAAGGCGAAAGACAAGATCGGCCTGCCGCTCGGTCTCATCGTCGCGCTGATGAAAGACGCCCGCGGCGAAATTCGCGTCAACGTGCCGGTCTCCGGAAGCTTGAGCGCGCCCGAGTTCAGCTTGAGCGAAGCGATCTGGACCGCGGTCAAGAACGTGATCGTCAACGTTCTCGCGGCGCCTTTCCGCGCCATCGGCCGGCTTTTTACTTCGGGCGATAAGATCACGGGCTTCGCCATCGATCCCGTGCGCTTCGAGCCGGGAGGCGCGGCGCTCAACGAAGCGATGGGCGAGCAGCTCGCCAAGGTGCACGAGTTTCTCCGCAATTCGCCCTTCGTCCGGCTGTCTTTGTCGTCCGTCGTGAGCGAGGCGGATCTCGGCGCTCTCAAGACGCAAGAGGTGACCGCCAAGATTCAGGCGTATCAAAGAGCGCAGAACATCAATGACCTGGCGCCGGCGGCGCAGAGATATTTCCGGCAGAGATTTCCCAAGATCAATCCACCGGAAACCGTCGAAGGGATCGTCGCGGCGCTGCGCGACGTCGAGCCGCGTCCGGAAGGACAGGCGCAAAAGCTCGCGGCCCGCCGCGTGGAGGTCGTGCGCGAGCGGCTCGGCGCTGCCGGAACCGACGCCAAGCGTCTCGAAGCGGCAGCGAAGAGTCCGGCGGCCGACGCGAAGGGCGACGGCCGCGTCGAATTTTCCGTCGTACCGTGAACGCCTTAATCTCAACCCTCACCCGTTCCCTCTCCCTGCCAGGGAGAGGGTGAGCATGAGGGGTAGGATAGCTTAGAAAAGCACCAGCCGATGTTCTTGCCATCACTTATTCTCGGAGTCGTCGGAATCATCGCCAGCAGCGCCGCGGTCTTCTATCTCAATCAAAAAGGCGGGGACGCGCGAAAGTATTGGCTTATAGGACTCGCCGGTCTCTTTCCCGCTTGGCTCATCGCGTTCCTCACCGTCATTCAGCCCGCAAGCCAATCGGCGGTCGATGTCCCGTTGCCGCCGCGCGCGCTCTTCTCCTCGGCGATCGGCTTGATCGGCGTCATCGCCACGGACTACTTCCTTCGATGGTCGCAACAGTCCGGTCGCGAGCTGTCGCCGGTCACCTGGTGGGTGATCGGCTGGCTGGCTCTAGTGCCGGCGTGGCTGATCGTGACAATCAAATTCTAGCACCCTCACCCCAATCCCTCTCCCTCTGGGAGAGGGTGAGGGAATAAAGCGGATCGCTGAATGAGCCGGAATGACGATAAGCTCGGTAGGGATTACTGTCCGGAAAGTTCGGCGGTGAGCGTGACAGAAGCGCGCACCTGGATCGTGCCGGACTCAACCGGCGTCGGAGCGGCTTGCATTCCCGCAACTCCCGCTCTCAGCTCCTGCATGACCGGACGGAACGCTTGTTCGCCCTCGTTCAACGAAAGCACCCTGGCAATCTTCAAACCCAGCGCCCGCGCCATGTCTTCTGCTTTGGATTTCGCCTTCGCCGTCGCGTTGCGCAGCGCCTCGCGCCTGGCCGCGTCTTCGTCCTTCAACGTGAAGGCGAGCCGCTGAATCCGGTTGGCGCCCGATTGCGTCGCCGCATCGATCAGGCTTCCAACGCCGGGTAGAGCGCCGGTCCGCACGCGGATGATGTTCGTCGCCGTGTAGCCGGTGATCTCCGGTTTCCCGCCTTCTTTCGGGTAGCGATAATTCGGGGTGAGGGAATAGCCGATGGTTTTGACTTCGTCTCCCGATCCGAGCAGCTTCTTCACTTCGACGATGACTCTGGCGAGCTTCGCGGCATTCTCTTTTCCCGCCAGCGGCGCGGTCTTCGCTTCGGTCACGACGCCGACTTCGATCTCCGCCAGATCCGGCTCCATGGTAACCAGCCCCTCGCCGGTTACTGTGACCGAGGGCGCCATTGGCTTGTGATGGTCGTGGTGCTGAGCGTATGCGACGGCGGGCAGGAACGTTGCCAGAGCAAGCGCGATGATGAACGACATGACAACTATTTTATCACTGACGTCGCGACGCATTGCAAGCGAAACAGAGCGAGCCTGAAATAGACATTTTGTCCTCGTTCGGTTAATTTAGATTCCATGAGCGATCGGGCGAGCGGCCGGTGACGCAGCTCAGGTTTCTCGGCGCGGCGGGTACGGTCACCGGCTCGCGGTTCCTTCTCGAGGCGGGCTCCCGGCGGGTTCTCATCGACTGCGGTCTCTTTCAAGGGAAATCCGAGCTGAGACAAAAAAACTGGGGAGCGCTCGGCGTCGATCCCGAAACGATCGACGCCGTCATCCTCACTCATGCGCACATCGACCACACCGGCTATCTGCCCCGGCTCGTCAAGAACGGCTTCAACGGCCCCGTCTTCGCCTCGGCCCCCACCCGAGCGCTACTCAATCTCCTGCTGCCCGATGCCGGGCGGCTTCAGGAGGAAGAGGCGCGCTTCGCCAACGAGAAGGGCTATTCGCGGCACAAGCCGGCTTTGCCGCTCTTCACCGAGGAGGACGCGCGCCGCGCGCTCCCGCTCGTGCGCAATTCTTCCTTCGGTTCTCCCATAGAGATTGCGCCCGGCCTTTCCTTCACGTTTCACCGAGTCGGCCATATTCTCGGCGCCGCGTTCATCCTTTTCGAGATCAGTAACGCCGCCGGGGAAAAGATGAAAATCGTCTTCTCCGGCGACGTTGGCAGGAAAGATATTCCGATCCTAAAAGATCCGGAGCCGATCGCAGGCGCCGACTACGTGGTCCTCGAATCGACGTATGGAGACCGGCTGCACGGCGGCGAGAGTCCGAAAGAAGCGCTCGCGCGCGTATGCCAACGAGTCATCGAAAAGGCGAGCGTGCTCTTGGTCCCGGCCTTTGCCGTGGGGCGCACGCAGGAAGTGCTCTACCATCTCCGCGCTCTGCAGCGTGAAGGACGCCTTTCGCCCGGACTCCCGATCTACATCGACAGCCCGATGGCGATTTCGGCCGTGGATCTGTATTGCGATTACACTCCCGAGCACGACATCGAGATGACCGAGCTTCGCGACCAAGGGCGCTGTCCGATCGAAGGGCCTTCGGTAAGTTTCTCGCGCTCCTCGGACGATTCGAAGAAGTTGAACCGTTTGCGTGGCCCGGCGGTAATCATCTCGGCATCGGGAATGCTGAACGGCGGCCGCGTGCTCCACCACCTCGTCCAGCGTCTGCCTAATCCCGACACCACTCTTCTTTTTGTCGGCTACCAGGCGGAAGGCACGCTCGGGCGGCGCATACTCGAAGGAGAGCGCGAGGTGCGTGTGCTCGGGCAGGCGGTGACGGTCGCGGCGCACGTCGAGGAAATTCCGGCGCTGTCGGCGCACGCGGACTCGGGAGAGCTCGTCGAGTGGATGTCGGCGATACCGGAAAAACCGCGCGAGATCTTTCTCGTCCACGGCGAGGACCGGGCGCGCGATGCGCTGGCCGAGTCGCTCCGCGACAAGCTCGGCTTCAAGGTATCGCTGCCGCGGCAAGACGAAATCCGGGAGCTATGATGCTTCGACCCTTCGGCTTCGCTCAGGACAGGCAAGCTCAGCATGAACGGAAGAAAAACACCCGCCGTTTTCAAAGTCTCAGCCGTTCGTCCTGAGCCTTGTCGAAAGAAACGGCCTGCTACTCAGGACAGGCCTGTCGAAGGATAAACGGGGAGAATTCGACACCTGCCATGGCTGAACCCAATAACAGGACAACTTCCGAAACCCGCTGGGGGAAGACGCCCGGCGCCGACGAAGAAGTACGCTTTCTTCGGGGGCCGCAGGAGAGGCGGCGCGAGCTCGCGCGCGCGCTCAGGATCTTTTTTGAATTCATGCGCGGCTTTCGCGCGCTCCACTTCGTCGGCCCGTGCGTCACCGTCTTCGGCTCGGCGCGTTTTCGCGAAGATCACCGGTACTACGCGCTGGCGCTCGAGGTCGGCGCGCGCCTCGCCCGCGCCGGATTCACCGTCATGACCGGCGGCGGGCCGGGCATCATGGAAGCGGCCAATCGCGGCGCGAAAGAAGCGGGCGGCAGGTCCATCGGCTGCAACATCGAGCTGCCTCAGGAGCAGAAGCCCAACGCCTATCTCGACAAGTGGATCACCTTCCGGCACTTCTACGTGCGCAAAGTGATGCTGGTGAAATATTCCTACGCCTTCATCGCGATGCCGGGCGGCTTCGGCACGCTGGACGAGATCTTCGAGACCGCCGTGCTGATCCAGAACGGCAAGATTCGGGAATTTCCGCTGGTCATCATGGGCAAGGACTACTGGCAGCCGCTGCTCGACTTCATGCGCGAGCGGCTGCTCAAGGAGGGGACGATCGACGCGGTCGACACGGAGCGCATTCTCGTCACCGATTCTCCCGAAGAAGCGGTCGAGTCGATCCTCAAGGTGGCAACCGGACAGTTCGGTCTGAGCTATGTGCCCAGCCTAAAACGTCGATGGATCTTCGGCGAGCGAGCGTGAGGGTGGATATGCACGAGGATCTGGGACCCCCGTTTCTTGTCTACTATTAGACATTGTCGGTCTGTCAGCGGTGCTATAGGATGGGTCTACCTAGGAGGTAAGTCGGTTCACGGCAGCAATTGATTTTCATTTTATCGGCGCGTAAGAGGAGAAAGGCCGCCACGGCTTAACCGCTGTGGCATGGACTTCGGCTCCGGGTTTGCAGCGAAGGTTCTGGTTTCACGACCTGACCCGCCCTCTTCCAAAATCCAGAGGCTATCCAGAGCCTTACTAAGGAGAGAGTCATGAATCCTCTTTTTCTGATCGCCGCCCCCTTGGTGTTGATCATCATAGGGATGATATTGAACGGCATCGGACTTTCGTTCGATCAACCGACCACCTCGACCGAGGAAGACCCCGCCAGGAAATTGACCGCCGAAAGGCAATCTTACCGCAGCTTTTTCGACCAACAGAGAAAACAAGCTCTGAAAAGACAACAAAGAGTAGGTCAGTATAGCTGGCTTGTGCTGGCGGTATCTATTGTCGCGTTCGCTTGGGTGTATTTCGACACGGTCAATAAGACCGCGGCTTTAAACCAAATCGCCGCGATGCAGACCATGGCCGTCGCGGAAGGAAAAGATCTGGTCCTGTCCGTAACGCTTCGCGACGGGAATAACGTTAAATACGTCATCAAAGCAGACGAGACCGGGCCCACCGACGGCGCCGTGAAGAACGGATTCTCGAAAGAGCCCGTTCCGGCGTGGGAGGTATCGAGATTGGCGACGGCTTTGAGCACCGGCGATAAGACATTGCCTCTCGGCATAGCGCTGACGATTGCAAATTAAGAGTGCCGGTTCGCGGCTGAAGGCGAGGTGAAAGAGTTGTGACTTCACCCGCCTTCAGCCGTTTTTGCGCCTCTAACGACGATTTCCGCTTGACCCCTGCGCCCGAGTTAGATTACTTTTAGCCGCATTTGTTGCGCAACAAAAGAAAGGCCTGATAGGTACCGTGGATCCAAGGAGCTCACTCATGTCGGTCAAAGATCTCACGTTGGGCTTGCTCGTCCAGTACGGCTTTCAGGTCCTCGGCGCGCTCATCATTCTCGTCGTCGGCGTTCTGCTGGCCCGCTGGGTCGGGAACTTGTGCGATCGATGGCTCCAGTCCTACGTGAAAGAGCCGCCGACGCGCACGCTGATGGTCCGTATCGTCCGCATCACGGTCCTTCTACTGACGCTGCTGGTGGCGCTCGACAAGTTCGGTTTTCAGATCGCGCCGTTCGTGGCGGCTATCGGCGTCGCGGGCGTGGGCATCGGACTGGCTTTTCAGGGAGTGCTCGGCAACATCGTCGCGGGGCTGTCGATCATCATCACCAAGCCGTTTCGCGTCGGCGAATATATCGAGCTGGCCGGCGTTCATGGACAGGTGACGACGATCGAGCTGTTCTCGACCAGCCTGATACAGCTCGATCAGTCCCGCGTGGTCATCCCCAATCGCAGAATCGTCGGCGAGATCCTGCACAATTTCGGCGCGGTCCGCCAGCTCACCCTCACGGTAGGAGTCAGTTATGGCGCCAATCTCACCCAGGTGCTCGCGGTCGCGAGAGAGGTGGTGGCGGCAAACCCGCGCGTTTTGAAGCAGCCGGCGCCGGTTGTGGGCATCGGCGAGTTGGCGGCGTCGTCCATCACCGTGGTCATTCAGCCATTCGTCGCGGTCGCGGACGTTGTCCGGGCCAAGCCGGAGTTGTATCAGGCGATCGTCGATCGGTTCAGGGCGGAGAATATCGAGATACCGGTTCCTTCGTATGAAGTTCGACTCCTTCAGCCGGCGCAATCATGAGACACGGGAGCGTCCTTTTAAGATTTGTAGCGACCGCCGTTTTTCTGATCGGCGAGGGGTGCTCATCGACTTCGATCACGTTGAGCAAAGAAGGCCGGGCGCAGCTAAACAATCAGGCCGAGATCGGCGCGGTTCATCACGAGCCCGCGGCATTCTACGCCGATGCCGGATTCTTCGGCCTGATCGGCTATGGGAGGTCGATTTCGGCGGGAAAAGAAATCCGGGCGAAGTACCGGCTTGAGGATCCGGCGTCGGCGGTCAAGACAAACTTTGTCCAAGCCCTGGAAAAGGAATTCAGCGCCATCAAAGTTCGCGCCATCGACCGGCCCGTCGCCGCCGACGATCTCGCGGCGGTGAAAAACGCGTACGCGGGACCGTGGGTTCTCGATTTCAAGACGATCGGCTGGGGCTCGGCCATCGAAGGCGGCGTTGAATTTACGCTCCGGGCGCGCCTGATTCGCAACGCCGACTCAAGAATCGTCTGGCAGGGGACGTGCAAGTACGAGACGAAGAGCGGCAAGAGTAAATTGTTGACGGGGGACAGCCCGGCGCTCCTGCAAAAGAAGTTTCAAGCGGGCGTGGCGCCTTGTGCTGATTCACTTTGGAATCAGTTCCAGGCAGATCGGTAGGGGCACGGCGCGCCGTGCCCTACTCGCCTTTGTATCTCGCGTCGAGCGCGTACTTTTCCTCCAGCCCGATGATGTCGTGAAATTCCTCGAACGGGATGAGGCGGTCCATGACTTCTCCGGTCGTTCCCGTGCGCTTGAGCGTGCCGTAAACGTCTTGTAACGCGCGCGCCGACGCGTAGAGCGGGCCGAGCGGCCAGACGATCAGGCCGAAGCCTAAATCTTTCAGCTCCTCCGGTCCCATCAGCGGCGTGACGCCGCGCTCGATCATGTTGGCGACGAGCGGGCCGGGAACCTTACGCCCGATCTCGCGCATCTCTTCTTTCGTCAGCGGCGCTTCGATAAAAACCGCGTCGGCGCCGGCTTCCTTGAACGCCTGCCCGCGCCGGATCGCTTCCTCCAGGCCGATCGCCTGGCGCGAGTCGGTGCGCGCGACGATGAAAAAATCTTCCTTGTTGCCGCGCGCCTCGACGGCGGCTCTGAGCTTCTTAAGATACTCTTCGAGCGGTATCACCTGCTTGCCTTTCATGTGACCGCAGCGCTTGGGCCAGATCTGATCTTCTAAAAACATGCCGGCGGCGCCGCCGCGGATCAGCTCTTTCACCGTGCGGATGGTGTTGATGGCGTTGCCGTAGCCCGTGTCGGCGTCCACGATCACCGGGAGGTCAGTGACCGAACAGATGCGCTGCGAGGCCGAGAGCAAGTCGGTTTGCGAGAGCAAGCCGAAGTCGGGCTCGCCCAAATACGTCGCCGACACGCTATAGCCGGTAATGAAGATGACATCGAAGCCGGCGCGCGAGGCGATCTTCGCGCTGAGACAGTCGTACACTCCCGGCATCACCAGGACGCCTTTCTCTTTCAACACCTCGCGGATCTTTTCCGCTTTGGTCATAAGGCCTCCGTTTCGGATCGCGAAAGCTGATTCAGGCTTCTTAACATTCTGTTTTCGCCAGGACAACTTTAATCTTCTCAGCTATTTCTTTTACCAGCCGGTCGCGGTTGGCTCGCGTGACTTCGATCAGCTCGACGTCGTTTCTGGCTTTGAGCTGCTCGATGAAGCCTTTTCCTTTTTTGGCGATGGTCGCGAGGATGTTGGAAGGCCGGGCGAGAAGATCAATCAGTCTGTTTCTGAATTTGGCGGACAGCAGCTCCATTTTCCCGATCTCGTCAATCACGTAGAGATCGGCGGGCGAATTTTCCGGATCGAGTTGGGGGAGCGCGAGCCTTTCGAATTCTTCGAGGTGGACCGAATACCTGCCGACCGTAGGCTCCTTTCTGCCCACCGAGGCGAGAGTTCCTTCCTCGCCGTCGAGCGTTACGAATCTAAAGCCGATCCGTTGGCCTCGATGCCTCTTCTCCTCGGTGTAGAAACCGGCGCATTGGACGCCGTCGATTTGCTCCAAAACCGCGCGGATCAACGTGGTCTTGCCGACGCCGGGAACGCCGGTGAGGAATAATCTCATGAGGCATGATTTGCCCCTCAGATGCTTTGAATGCAAGCCGTCATGATAAATTATCTCGGTGCCTGAGGCGCCCAGCCTTTCAGTTCTTGCTCGGCCTGCT
This portion of the Candidatus Binatia bacterium genome encodes:
- a CDS encoding MBL fold metallo-hydrolase; translated protein: MTQLRFLGAAGTVTGSRFLLEAGSRRVLIDCGLFQGKSELRQKNWGALGVDPETIDAVILTHAHIDHTGYLPRLVKNGFNGPVFASAPTRALLNLLLPDAGRLQEEEARFANEKGYSRHKPALPLFTEEDARRALPLVRNSSFGSPIEIAPGLSFTFHRVGHILGAAFILFEISNAAGEKMKIVFSGDVGRKDIPILKDPEPIAGADYVVLESTYGDRLHGGESPKEALARVCQRVIEKASVLLVPAFAVGRTQEVLYHLRALQREGRLSPGLPIYIDSPMAISAVDLYCDYTPEHDIEMTELRDQGRCPIEGPSVSFSRSSDDSKKLNRLRGPAVIISASGMLNGGRVLHHLVQRLPNPDTTLLFVGYQAEGTLGRRILEGEREVRVLGQAVTVAAHVEEIPALSAHADSGELVEWMSAIPEKPREIFLVHGEDRARDALAESLRDKLGFKVSLPRQDEIREL
- a CDS encoding isocitrate lyase/PEP mutase family protein, whose product is MTKAEKIREVLKEKGVLVMPGVYDCLSAKIASRAGFDVIFITGYSVSATYLGEPDFGLLSQTDLLSASQRICSVTDLPVIVDADTGYGNAINTIRTVKELIRGGAAGMFLEDQIWPKRCGHMKGKQVIPLEEYLKKLRAAVEARGNKEDFFIVARTDSRQAIGLEEAIRRGQAFKEAGADAVFIEAPLTKEEMREIGRKVPGPLVANMIERGVTPLMGPEELKDLGFGLIVWPLGPLYASARALQDVYGTLKRTGTTGEVMDRLIPFEEFHDIIGLEEKYALDARYKGE
- a CDS encoding TIGR00730 family Rossman fold protein — protein: MAEPNNRTTSETRWGKTPGADEEVRFLRGPQERRRELARALRIFFEFMRGFRALHFVGPCVTVFGSARFREDHRYYALALEVGARLARAGFTVMTGGGPGIMEAANRGAKEAGGRSIGCNIELPQEQKPNAYLDKWITFRHFYVRKVMLVKYSYAFIAMPGGFGTLDEIFETAVLIQNGKIREFPLVIMGKDYWQPLLDFMRERLLKEGTIDAVDTERILVTDSPEEAVESILKVATGQFGLSYVPSLKRRWIFGERA
- a CDS encoding mechanosensitive ion channel domain-containing protein, translated to MSVKDLTLGLLVQYGFQVLGALIILVVGVLLARWVGNLCDRWLQSYVKEPPTRTLMVRIVRITVLLLTLLVALDKFGFQIAPFVAAIGVAGVGIGLAFQGVLGNIVAGLSIIITKPFRVGEYIELAGVHGQVTTIELFSTSLIQLDQSRVVIPNRRIVGEILHNFGAVRQLTLTVGVSYGANLTQVLAVAREVVAANPRVLKQPAPVVGIGELAASSITVVIQPFVAVADVVRAKPELYQAIVDRFRAENIEIPVPSYEVRLLQPAQS
- a CDS encoding NTPase; this encodes MRLFLTGVPGVGKTTLIRAVLEQIDGVQCAGFYTEEKRHRGQRIGFRFVTLDGEEGTLASVGRKEPTVGRYSVHLEEFERLALPQLDPENSPADLYVIDEIGKMELLSAKFRNRLIDLLARPSNILATIAKKGKGFIEQLKARNDVELIEVTRANRDRLVKEIAEKIKVVLAKTEC